AATGACTTCATTCATCATCGGTAAACTAGTAATCATCAATTGGACTTCTTTATCTTTTAAATAATTAACTGTGTTAATCACTTCATCATAATTACGACCTAAGCGATCAATGGATTCTACTACAAATCTATCGCCCATTCTCACAAAGTTAAGTGCTTCTTGAAATATAGGTCTGTTTTCTACTGACTTTCCCGATTGTTTCTCTGTAAATATTTTCTCTACGCCAAATGTTTTCAAATTAGCTAGCTGTCTTTCTAAATTTTGGTCTATAGATGATACTCTCGCATAACCAACAATCATTGATTTCCACCTCATAATTAATATACACCCTAATCATACGTTCTAGTTATTGTAATTTCAATAACCTCATTTGTATGATTAGGGTGTACCTAAAACACACAATAATAATTAAATTATTCTTTAATCTTAAATATTAATCTATTAAAACTATCATCATATGTGGTGAAAAGTAATTCATTCATATATTCAAACATTTTTTCAGAATCATCTTTAATGATTTTTTTTGCAAATGCAGTCTTTTTCCGATACACCCACTCTGCAATAGTATCTATTTCAAATACACCCTTATATTCACCATTAATATTTTCAATTTCTTTCAACGAATTTTTCACTTCTTGTTTCGTATAGTCAAAAGTAGCTAGTAGTTCGTTTTTTTGGCTTGAAATTAATTTTTTATACTCACTAATTCTAGAAGGTTCAGCAAGTTTATATTTTTGTATTAATTTATGAACGTTTAGCAAAAAGGCTTTTGTTATAAAATTTTTATCACTTTGGTTAAATGCATAGTTTACACAATTTAAACCCAATTTTTCTAATGCCATAAATTTTTCACTATTTTTCATGTTGCTACATTTATATATCTTCTCTGCATCATCCTTTGCTTCTTTATAATGTAATTTTAAAAGGACTAGTGCATCGTAAATACTATTACTCTTTTTTAAGGAATATATCATATTATTCCTGTTATTAATTATATAAGTAATTATTTCGGAAGGGTTATCAAAGTTAAAATCATTTATATATTCATCGATTTTTTCATCAGAATCACTTAAAATTATATGTCTTTTACTTGGATTATTTAAAAGTGTTTCTTTTTTATTATATGCTTTAATCGAATACATTAACTCATCTATACCATCTCTGTTTAAATATAATTCTGAATTGCCAGTTTTCCCCGTTTTTTTTCTTCCTTTATATTCATCAGGTAATTTTAAAGATAAGTTTTTAATAGAATTTTCTTTAATTGGATTATCTATAATTTCATCTAATCCGTTAAATCCAATAAATTCATATCCTTGCAAAATATAGACTATTTCTTTTTTTGAATACCAAATATCAAAGTCTTTAAAAAAATATAGTTTTGTATATGTTTTTAGTAATTGTACTTCTTCAGTCTTCATATCAGAAAATTCTGAATCTATAAGATTATCTAAACGCTCTCTATCATACTTTTTAATTGTTCTTATTAAAGCAACATATTCTATAAAATTATAATTTGAATTTGCAGAAATTAATTTACAAAATTGATTGAACGTCATCTTATTCTCAATTAAATACGAAAAATCTAATGTTATACTGTCGTCTAAATTTTTATTTTTAGCAATAATCATGTCTTACTCCTAATAAGCATTTTTTTTACACATACTAATGAGCATATAAATTTATGTATATTTATAGTATAGAAAGAGGTGAAAAAATGATACATTTAACAATAAATATTCCAGAGATTATAACTAATATTATTATACCAATAATTCCTTCTTTAGCAGCTAATTTAATTTATGACACTTATAAAAAAGCAAACTATAAAAAATAGGGTTCTGTTGCAAAGTAAAAAATATAGCTAACCACTAATTTATCATGTCAGTGTTCGCTTAACTTGCTAACATGATGCTAATTTCGTGGCATGGCGAAAATCCGTAGATCTGAAGAGACCTGCGGTTCTTTTTATATAGACCGTAAATACATTCAATACCTTTTAAAGTATTTTTTGCCGTATTGAAACTTTGATATCTTGTCTTTCTTACTTTAATATGACGGTGATCTTGCTCAATGAGGTTATTCAGATATTTGGATGTGCAATGACAGTCAGGATTCAGTTTAAACGTTTTAATGACTTTAGCCATGGCTACCTTCGTTGAAGGTGCCTGATCTGTAATCACTTTTTGAGGTTTACCAAATTGTTTAATGAGACGTTTGATAAACGCATATGCTGCATGATTATCTCGTTGCTTACGCAACCAAATATCTAATGTATGACCCTCTGCATCAATAGCACGATATAAATAGCTCCATTTTCCTTTTATTTTGATGTACGTCTCATCAATACGCCATTTGTAATAGACTTTTTTATGTTTTTTCTTCCAAATTTGATACAAAATAGGCGCATATTCTTGAACCCAACGATAGACTGTTGAATGATGAACGTTGACACCACGTTCTCTTAGTATTTCAGATATATCACGATAACTCAGCGCGTATCTTAGATAGTAGCCAACGGCTACAGTGATGACGTCCTTGTTAAATTGTTTATATCTGAAATAATTCATACAGAAGACTCCTTTTTGTTAAAATTATACTATAAATTCAACTTTGCAACAGAACCATATTATCCATAAACGAAAAAGTGTAACTATCGTGAGGAAAGATGAGACTATCCCTTTGAATGATAATAGTAATAACGTAAAGATATATTCGCATATCCCTTGTTATAGAAATTTAGAAATTTTTGACATAGTTTTAAACAAAGACGGTGTTTTAGAATCTAATGGTCATGATATAGGGGCGGAAGAACTAGTATTTATCAAAGTCGGTAAAGTTAAAGTTACTATAGAGAACGAAGAGTTTATACTGACTGAAAATGAGATACTAAGGTTTGATTCGAATGTCTCACATAGTTACGAAAATATTGGTTCAGAAGAATGTATTGTTATGATAGTAAATCATTTAGTTAGTTTGTAATGGAGGAGGAAGACTATGAAAATAATAATAATAGGTGCAACCGGTACAATAGGTAGTAAAGTTGTGGAAAAGTTAGAAAATAGAGGCCATGAAGTTATTAAAGTTGGCAGTAAGACAGGAGATTATCAACTTGATATTACTTCTCCTAAAGAAATAGAGGAAATGTACAAGAGTATTCCAGATGTCGATGCTGTGGTAAGTGCAACAGGGGGAGCGACATTTAAAGCGTTAAATGAAATAAGTATAGAGGAAAATCAATTTGCAGTACAAAGTAAGTTGTTAGGACAAATTAACCTTGTGCTTATAGGACAGCACTACTTGAATGAAAATGGTAGTTTCACATTGACATCAGGAATTATGATGGATGATCCAATTAAAATGGGGAGTTCAGCAGCGATGGCAAATGGAGGTATTGCGGGGTTTGTAACTTCTGCGGCGGTTGAACTTCAGAATGGCCTTCGCATTAATAATGTCAGTCCTAATGTAGTACAGGAAGCATTAGGGAAATACGGAGAATTTTTCAAAGGATTTACTGCCGTTCCGGTTGATAAAGTAGCAAATGCATTTGTGAAAAGTGTAGAAGGTGCACAGACTGGTCAGACGTATAAAGTATATTAAAACCAAAAATAGAGGGGGATAATAATGAAAGATTATAAAGTAATTATTATTGGTGGAGGTTTAATAGGTTTATCAACTTCCACGAATTAAAATATTCAATCATTATTTTCTTTTTTTCTTTTTCTTTTCTTCATAGAAGTTCCTTGTAGACCCAACCAATTTGGTATTTGAACCAAAATAAACATAATAATCTTATATATAATTTCCAAACACATCACCTTCTTATCAAAAATTTATAACACATTTTATTGTTCTTACATCAACTCAATTGATTTTTTTGGCTCTGTTGCAAAGTCAGAAAAAATGTAACTAATTATCATTTTAACATGGTAGTATTTCCTTAACTGACCAACATGTGGCTAATTTCATGCTAACAAGTTAACACAAAGTACTATTTTTAAATTGAGATGAGATATTTATTTTTCAACTTTGCAACAGAACCAAACAAAAGATCTTTAGCAAGGGGGGCTAAAGATCTTTTGTTTGGTATTTTATTTTCCTGTTAATTCAGGAATTAGCCAACTTAGAAACCCTCCAATAGGAAAAACAATCCACCAATATCTAGCCATAAAATCCCAGCCATTTTTTACAGGTTCATTTTTTCTATTAGATACTCTATTTTTCATTCCAATAGTCATAGGATATTTTTCATCTAATTTTTTTGAAATAAAAACATTTAAAAAATAATGTATTATTGCTAAGCTCAAAAACGAAACGAAAATCCAAATGATGCCGTAAATATTTTGTTCTAAACCTTCTAACTCACCTACAAAGATTCCAAATAGTCCTAAAAACACAAAAATAATACCAAATGTTATTAATCTAATCGTAAAAAATTCATTTTTACGATAATTAAACTGCTTTTGTTGTTCTTTAGATATTTCCATTATTTCCTTCTCCTTATCAGAAGACGAGATAGATTCGAATAGTTCATTGACTGTAACATTTAATGCATTTGAGACACTTTTAAGTGTTTCACTACTAACTTCTTCTCCAGCCTCCATTCTTTGGATTGTTCTCACTGTTACGTAAGACTTTTCTGCTAAGTTTTCTTGAGTTAATGCTTTTTGTTTTCTGATTTCTGCAATTTTTGACTTATTCATACCAATAAACTACTCCTCACCTAAAAAAATGAACACGAAAAATTGCCGACAGATGGACGACAATAACACGAAGGTTAATTTGAAAGGTTCTGTTTCTTTAAATTTAGCCAGTATAATATCCCTCTTCATATATATTTCTTCTGGAGAAAATAGATATAAAAAGGTTCTGTTGCAAAGTTGAATTTATAGTATAATTTTAACAAAAAGGAGTCTTCTGTATGAATTATTTCAGATATAAACAATTTAACAAGGACGTCATCACTGTAGCCGTTGGCTACTATCTAAGATACGCGCTGAGTTATCGTGATATATCTGAAATACTAAGAGAACGTGGTGTCAACGTTCATCATTCAACAGTCTATCGTTGGGTTCAAGAATATGCGCCTATTTTGTATCAAATTTGGAAGAAAAAACATAAAAAAGTCTATTACAAATGGCGTATTGATGAGACGTACATCAAAATAAAAGGAAAATGGAGCTATTTATATCGTGCTATTGATGCAGAGGGTCATACATTAGATATTTGGTTGCGTAAGCAACGAGATAATCATGCAGCATAGCGTTTATCAAACGTCTCATTAAACAATTTGGTAAACCTCAAAAAGTGATTACAGATCAGGCACCTTCAACGAAGGTAGCCATGGCTAAAGTCATTAAAACGTTTAAACTGAATCCTGACTGTCATTGCACATCCAAATATCTGAATAACCTCATTGAGCAAGATCACCGTCATATTAAAGTAAGAAAGACAAGATATCAAAGTTTCAATACGGCAAAAAATACTTTAAAAGGTATTGAATGTATTTACGGTCTATATAAAAAGAACCGCAGGTCTCTTCAGATCTACGGATTTTCGCCATGCCATGAAATCAGCATCATGCTAACAAGCTAACATAAAGTATTATTTTAAAATTGAGATTAGACATTTATTTTTCAACTTTGCAACAGAACCAGTCGTTTTACTCTCCGGCTCACCGATCGAATATATAACTTGATGTCTACTCTTTAATCGTTTACTATCAAGATATACTAAATTAATAAATCATCTATGATTTTAGGTGAGCCGTTTACAAACATTGGCGTGGGAGTAAAACGGCTCTTTTTTATGTAATTATTTATAATATATCACTCTCAAACCCGAAAATCTAAAATCTGCACAAAGTGTAATTTTTACCCCTGAAAACTCAAAAAATTTTATAACTTAAAAATCGACTTAAACCTTACAGCCACAAAGGATTAACCCCAATTTTCAAAAAACAGTTATTTCTATATAGTATCAAGACAAGAAGAAACTCGTTTTCAACTCGTTTCTAAAAACCTTAAAACGTCTTGACCTTTCTTAGTTTATAACTTTTCGAAGAAATATTTGGCAATGCATAAGGTGCAATAATATGTGAACCTGGATCGTATATTGATTGTTTACTAGCTCCATATTTATAAGCTTGATAAACTATTTTAGAACAATAGGTTGGATTTTTAGAAGATAATTTTGTATTGATTCCATAATTATATTTTTTCCAACATAATTCTTCTTAGCCCAAGCAGCTGCTTTCGGTCCAGCCTTAGAATTTTTAGAACGGTAAATTTTTAACCATTTCCCTTTACCAGAATATCTTTTTTTAAACCAAGAAAAACTATGTACAGCAGGATGATGCCCCGCACTATGTATATGCAAAACTTTATTACTGCTTATAGCAATAGCTGCATGTCCTGTCAATCCTCTAGAACTTGTTGCATTAGAAATCAATACATCTCCTGCTTTTAAACGAAAACATGATGAAAAAGGAACTATCTCTGAATCATTCTCTAAAGATTGTTTACCTGATTCGCTTTCTTGTAAAAATTGATTCCATTGATCTTCACTAACAGTATTATCTAAAATACCTTCTTGTTGTAATCTTTGATAATTGTCATTCTCAACTTCATTAGCATACGTAGCCTCAGAAAAATACAGTAAAGTGAA
Above is a genomic segment from Staphylococcus sp. IVB6181 containing:
- a CDS encoding IS6 family transposase (programmed frameshift) — translated: MNYFRYKQFNKDVITVAVGYYLRYALSYRDISEILRERGVNVHHSTVYRWVQEYAPILYQIWKKKHKKVYYKWRIDETYIKIKGKWSYLYRAIDAEGHTLDIWLRKQRDNHAALAFIKRLIKQFGKPQKVITDQAPSTKVAMAKVIKTFKLNPDCHCTSKYLNNLIEQDHRHIKVRKTRYQSFNTAKNTLKGIECIYGLYKKNRRSLQIYGFSPCHEISIMLTS
- a CDS encoding short chain dehydrogenase, which produces MKIIIIGATGTIGSKVVEKLENRGHEVIKVGSKTGDYQLDITSPKEIEEMYKSIPDVDAVVSATGGATFKALNEISIEENQFAVQSKLLGQINLVLIGQHYLNENGSFTLTSGIMMDDPIKMGSSAAMANGGIAGFVTSAAVELQNGLRINNVSPNVVQEALGKYGEFFKGFTAVPVDKVANAFVKSVEGAQTGQTYKVY
- a CDS encoding helix-turn-helix domain-containing protein, which produces MNKSKIAEIRKQKALTQENLAEKSYVTVRTIQRMEAGEEVSSETLKSVSNALNVTVNELFESISSSDKEKEIMEISKEQQKQFNYRKNEFFTIRLITFGIIFVFLGLFGIFVGELEGLEQNIYGIIWIFVSFLSLAIIHYFLNVFISKKLDEKYPMTIGMKNRVSNRKNEPVKNGWDFMARYWWIVFPIGGFLSWLIPELTGK
- a CDS encoding IS6 family transposase yields the protein MNYFRYKQFNKDVITVAVGYYLRYALSYRDISEILRERGVNVHHSTVYRWVQEYAPILYQIWKKKHKKVYYKWRIDETYIKIKGKWSYLYRAIDAEGHTLDIWLRKQRDNHAAYAFIKRLIKQFGKPQKVITDQAPSTKVAMAKVIKTFKLNPDCHCTSKYLNNLIEQDHRHIKVRKTRYQSFNTAKNTLKGIECIYGLYKKNRRSLQIYGFSPCHEISIMLAS
- a CDS encoding cupin domain-containing protein → MRKDETIPLNDNSNNVKIYSHIPCYRNLEIFDIVLNKDGVLESNGHDIGAEELVFIKVGKVKVTIENEEFILTENEILRFDSNVSHSYENIGSEECIVMIVNHLVSL